One genomic segment of Syngnathus acus chromosome 1, fSynAcu1.2, whole genome shotgun sequence includes these proteins:
- the rbm20 gene encoding RNA-binding protein 20 isoform X2, translated as MAQPLFNQMRNPQVGFPTGVLGYPTSNPALGVGGFNQNLGNVRLNHHGGGPIVGQHGVEFGIKSGPTYPSDIDRRLQYNVGATSTASAPAADGHYSVVNAQAKLNNVGFKQDFYGQDISSQQAGFNIADQNVNLYNCTGQTEQWDGSTNAKNTVNAPLVSDATNIWTAAGQAVRSRNQLYNPEEPTSDHKFKGNSEGSSFVPDGLQGFGSYQPLHGSEETLCTATRTLQPYQVNDFHAVTPTQLPHQCSICDKKVYNLKDWEQHVKGKLHLQNRTLYNNEGSAVVSAGAAHYTLGRPADGALGGGDSMSSTAAGQDVSSGVNTSYLPAAAMTNYPLTSTGFTSHQPESKTFPPRKATTGRVVHICNLPEGSCTENDVINLGLPFGKVTNYILMRSTHQAFLEMAYIEAAQAMVQYYQLTPAMINNQKLLIRMSKRYQELQLKKPGKDVQAIIQDIASHWERDEMQKPERYMPDRARSRSPVRNSLSPQSHSPSFTSCSSAHSPQAAPCRGPERGTNGLGPHQGSWDWSSHYRRAEDDMERDEPSRRNGCSIDSDRPNERPSDRRKVFGKPSDYVVSRSADDRGFDKGMTGNRDFPRGSPQGKSFNSYRSMEESFYMKSDKVTRSPYQRHDSKSRRRNGSDHSRHSRHLESEVIDEPPRRTPEDKKLRSPSRGRSKKPNKRCTPTEKHDSPTTNTDGQSKEHVSPQRSDKSKDVAECFNHKDIEKNLGSEENTDDDCCYPKNMEEFLTVDEVGEDDDFIIEPDLPELEEDVTCPEESAEERTQTTKGTSLSPSLPLEDEEQEINKSIQEQTCEDAEVQETSATEKEVPNETSLEEPIKSPVTSEPPIVNLIELPNEEFKAALEETSTEDKVSDSGPLEEKPIKNHIQISDDCKVQDVVQVTEASSNVTQHNDSILKKDIEAPSSSNEQEKVVIEHIIPLGVEFIEPRTGFFCKLCELFYTSEETAKMNHCRSIVHYRNLQKYLSQLAHESLDLAEFSSTQ; from the exons ATGGCACAGCCCCTCTTCAATCAAATGCGGAACCCCCAAGTTGGCTTCCCAACAGGGGTGCTTGGTTATCCGACTTCAAATCCAGCCTTGGGGGTGGGAGGATTCAACCAGAATCTAGGGAATGTGAGACTGAACCATCATGGTGGGGGACCCATCGTAGGCCAACATGGTGTGGAGTTTGGTATAAAGTCCGGGCCCACGTATCCCTCTGACATCGACAGGCGTCTTCAATACAACGTGGGAGCGACGTCGACGGCATCAGCCCCTGCTGCCGATGGACATTATTCCGTGGTCAACGCTCAAGCGAAACTCAACAACGTTGGGTTCAAACAAGACTTCTATGGACAGGATATCTCCAGCCAACAAGCTGGATTCAACATTGCTGATCAGAATGTGAATCTGTACAACTGCACTGGACAGACAGAGCAATGGGACGGGTCAACGAACGCTAAGAACACCGTGAATGCGCCGTTGGTCTCCGATGCCACCAATATATGGACAGCAGCTGGGCAGGCAGTGAGATCCAGAAATCAACTGTATAACCCAGAGGAGCCCACTTCTGACCACAAATTCAAGGGCAATAGCGAGGGTTCGTCTTTTGTCCCTGACGGCTTGCAGGGTTTTGGGAGTTACCAACCGCTACATGGAAGCGAGGAAACTTTGTGTACGGCTACTAGGACACTTCAGCCGTACCAAGTTAATGACTTCCACGCTGTCACACCCACTCAACTGCCACATCAGTGCAGCATCTGTGACAAGAAAGTCTACAACCTCAAG GACTGGGAGCAACATGTAAAGGGAAAACTACACCTGCAGAACCGAACGCTGTACAATAACGAAGG CTCGGCAGTGGTATCAGCCGGAGCTGCTCACTACACGCTCGGTAGGCCCGCTGATGGTGCTCTCGGTGGAGGAGACTCAATGAGCTCCACTGCTGCAGGTCAAG ATGTTTCCTCAGGAGTCAACACCTCATACTTGCCAGCTGCAGCCATGACGAATTACCCTTTGACCAGCACGGGATTTACGTCACACCAGCCAGAGTCAAAG ACGTTTCCCCCAAGAAAGGCCACCACGGGACgtgttgttcacatctgcaaCCTCCCTGAAGGCAGTTGTACTgagaatgatgtcatcaatctGGGACTGCCTTTTGGCAAAGTTACCAATTACATTCTGATGCGCTCAACTCATCAG GCGTTTCTGGAGATGGCCTATATTGAGGCAGCTCAAGCCATGGTTCAGTACTACCAACTGACTCCAGCGATGATAAACAATCAGAAACTTCTGATTCGAATGTCTAAAAGGTACCAGGAGCTGCAACTAAAG aaACCGGGTAAAGATGTTCAGGCGATCATCCAAGATATTGCTTCTCATTGGGAAAGAGATGAAATGCAAAAACCTGAGCG CTACATGCCAGACAGAGCTCGCTCCCGCAGCCCCGTCAGAAACTCCCTCAGCCCTCAATCACACAGTCCCAGTTTCACATCATGTAGCTCAGCCCACAGCCCCCAGGCGGCCCCCTGCAGGGGTCCGGAGCGAGGCACCAATGGCCTGGGCCCACACCAAGGATCTTGGGATTGGTCTTCACACTATAGACGAGCTGAGGACGACATGGAGAGGGATGAACCCTCCAGGCGGAACGGATGCAGCATTGACAGCGACCGCCCCAACGAACGACCATCGGACCGCCGGAAAGTCTTTGGGAAACCCTCGGATTATGTCGTCTCCAGGTCTGCAGACGATCGAGGATTTGATAAAGGGATGACCGGAAACAGAGACTTCCCAAGAGGCAGTCCTCAAGGCAAGTCCTTCAACTCCTACCGGAGCATGGAGGAAAGCTTCTACATGAAGTCGGATAAGGTGACCAGATCTCCATACCAAAGACACGATAgcaagtcaaggaggaggaatGGCAGTGACCACAGCAGGCATTCGAGGCATCTGGAGAGCGAGGTGATTGATGAGCCACCTCGCAGAACACCAGAAGATAAGAAGCTGCGTTCACCCAGCAGGGGAAGGAGTAAGAAGCCAAACAAGAGGTGCACCCCTACAGAGAAACATGACAGCCCCACGACAAATACT GATGGCCAATCAAAAGAACATGTGTCACCTCAGCGCAGCGACAAGTCAAAAGATGTTGCTGAATGTTTTAATCACAAGGACATT GAGAAGAACTTGggaagtgaagaaaacactgatGACGACTGCTGCTATCCCAAGAACATGGAGGAATTTCTTACAGTTGATGAAGTGGGAGAAGACGACGATTTCATTATTGAGCCAGACCTTCCTGAGCTGGAAGAGGATGTGACCTGTCCTGAAGAGTCTGCAGAGGAACGAacgcaaacaacaaaagggaCTTCACTGTCACCTTCACTCCCTTTGGAGGATGAGGAGCAGGAGATAAACAAATCCATCCAGGAACAGACATGTGAGGATGCTGAAGTCCAAGAAACATCTGCAACTGAGAAAGAGGTTCCAAATGAGACAAGTTTAGAAGAACCTATAAAGAGTCCTGTTACTTCCGAGCCACCGATTGTGAACCTAATTGAACTTCCCAATGAGGAGTTTAAGGCAGCACTGGAGGAGACGAGTACAGAAGACAAAGTTTCTGACAGTGGGCCCTTAGAGGAAAAGCCGataaaaaatcacattcaaataTCAGATGACTGCAAGGTCCAGGATGTAGTCCAGGTCACTGAGGCTAGTTCCAATGTCACTCAACACAATGACAGCATTCTTAAAAAAG ATATTGAAGCGCCCTCATCATCTAATGAACAGGAGAAGGTTGTCATTGAACACATCATCCCTTTAG GAGTGGAGTTCATTGAGCCGAGGACTGGTTTCTTTTGTAAACTTTGTGAGCTGTTTTACACCAGCGAGGAAACTGCAAAGATGAATCACTGCCGCAGCATTGTACACTACAGGAACCTACAG AAATACCTGTCCCAGCTGGCACATGAGAGCCTAGACCTTGCTGAATTCTCAAGCACACAGTGA
- the rbm20 gene encoding RNA-binding protein 20 isoform X1, which yields MLGKGQSGGYSSETTGEVSQSAVPVDSVDKKGPKVGSQLSGSLQFGAQQQNQQLLLTPASLQLAQLQAQLTLQRLKLAHGGNTATAAAVLNQVLSNVAMAQPLFNQMRNPQVGFPTGVLGYPTSNPALGVGGFNQNLGNVRLNHHGGGPIVGQHGVEFGIKSGPTYPSDIDRRLQYNVGATSTASAPAADGHYSVVNAQAKLNNVGFKQDFYGQDISSQQAGFNIADQNVNLYNCTGQTEQWDGSTNAKNTVNAPLVSDATNIWTAAGQAVRSRNQLYNPEEPTSDHKFKGNSEGSSFVPDGLQGFGSYQPLHGSEETLCTATRTLQPYQVNDFHAVTPTQLPHQCSICDKKVYNLKDWEQHVKGKLHLQNRTLYNNEGSAVVSAGAAHYTLGRPADGALGGGDSMSSTAAGQDVSSGVNTSYLPAAAMTNYPLTSTGFTSHQPESKTFPPRKATTGRVVHICNLPEGSCTENDVINLGLPFGKVTNYILMRSTHQAFLEMAYIEAAQAMVQYYQLTPAMINNQKLLIRMSKRYQELQLKKPGKDVQAIIQDIASHWERDEMQKPERYMPDRARSRSPVRNSLSPQSHSPSFTSCSSAHSPQAAPCRGPERGTNGLGPHQGSWDWSSHYRRAEDDMERDEPSRRNGCSIDSDRPNERPSDRRKVFGKPSDYVVSRSADDRGFDKGMTGNRDFPRGSPQGKSFNSYRSMEESFYMKSDKVTRSPYQRHDSKSRRRNGSDHSRHSRHLESEVIDEPPRRTPEDKKLRSPSRGRSKKPNKRCTPTEKHDSPTTNTDGQSKEHVSPQRSDKSKDVAECFNHKDIEKNLGSEENTDDDCCYPKNMEEFLTVDEVGEDDDFIIEPDLPELEEDVTCPEESAEERTQTTKGTSLSPSLPLEDEEQEINKSIQEQTCEDAEVQETSATEKEVPNETSLEEPIKSPVTSEPPIVNLIELPNEEFKAALEETSTEDKVSDSGPLEEKPIKNHIQISDDCKVQDVVQVTEASSNVTQHNDSILKKDIEAPSSSNEQEKVVIEHIIPLGVEFIEPRTGFFCKLCELFYTSEETAKMNHCRSIVHYRNLQKYLSQLAHESLDLAEFSSTQ from the exons TGCAGTGCCAGTGGACAGTGTGGACAAGAAGGGCCCTAAGGTGGGAAGCCAGCTGTCTGGCAGTTTGCAATTTGGGGCCCAGCAGCAGAACCAGCAACTCCTCCTGACCCCAGCCAGCCTCCAGCTTGCTCAGCTCCAGGCCCAGCTTACCCTCCAACGCCTCAAGCTGGCTCACGGAGGCAATACAGCCACCGCGGCCGCTGTTCTCAATCAGGTTCTTTCCAATGTTGCCATGGCACAGCCCCTCTTCAATCAAATGCGGAACCCCCAAGTTGGCTTCCCAACAGGGGTGCTTGGTTATCCGACTTCAAATCCAGCCTTGGGGGTGGGAGGATTCAACCAGAATCTAGGGAATGTGAGACTGAACCATCATGGTGGGGGACCCATCGTAGGCCAACATGGTGTGGAGTTTGGTATAAAGTCCGGGCCCACGTATCCCTCTGACATCGACAGGCGTCTTCAATACAACGTGGGAGCGACGTCGACGGCATCAGCCCCTGCTGCCGATGGACATTATTCCGTGGTCAACGCTCAAGCGAAACTCAACAACGTTGGGTTCAAACAAGACTTCTATGGACAGGATATCTCCAGCCAACAAGCTGGATTCAACATTGCTGATCAGAATGTGAATCTGTACAACTGCACTGGACAGACAGAGCAATGGGACGGGTCAACGAACGCTAAGAACACCGTGAATGCGCCGTTGGTCTCCGATGCCACCAATATATGGACAGCAGCTGGGCAGGCAGTGAGATCCAGAAATCAACTGTATAACCCAGAGGAGCCCACTTCTGACCACAAATTCAAGGGCAATAGCGAGGGTTCGTCTTTTGTCCCTGACGGCTTGCAGGGTTTTGGGAGTTACCAACCGCTACATGGAAGCGAGGAAACTTTGTGTACGGCTACTAGGACACTTCAGCCGTACCAAGTTAATGACTTCCACGCTGTCACACCCACTCAACTGCCACATCAGTGCAGCATCTGTGACAAGAAAGTCTACAACCTCAAG GACTGGGAGCAACATGTAAAGGGAAAACTACACCTGCAGAACCGAACGCTGTACAATAACGAAGG CTCGGCAGTGGTATCAGCCGGAGCTGCTCACTACACGCTCGGTAGGCCCGCTGATGGTGCTCTCGGTGGAGGAGACTCAATGAGCTCCACTGCTGCAGGTCAAG ATGTTTCCTCAGGAGTCAACACCTCATACTTGCCAGCTGCAGCCATGACGAATTACCCTTTGACCAGCACGGGATTTACGTCACACCAGCCAGAGTCAAAG ACGTTTCCCCCAAGAAAGGCCACCACGGGACgtgttgttcacatctgcaaCCTCCCTGAAGGCAGTTGTACTgagaatgatgtcatcaatctGGGACTGCCTTTTGGCAAAGTTACCAATTACATTCTGATGCGCTCAACTCATCAG GCGTTTCTGGAGATGGCCTATATTGAGGCAGCTCAAGCCATGGTTCAGTACTACCAACTGACTCCAGCGATGATAAACAATCAGAAACTTCTGATTCGAATGTCTAAAAGGTACCAGGAGCTGCAACTAAAG aaACCGGGTAAAGATGTTCAGGCGATCATCCAAGATATTGCTTCTCATTGGGAAAGAGATGAAATGCAAAAACCTGAGCG CTACATGCCAGACAGAGCTCGCTCCCGCAGCCCCGTCAGAAACTCCCTCAGCCCTCAATCACACAGTCCCAGTTTCACATCATGTAGCTCAGCCCACAGCCCCCAGGCGGCCCCCTGCAGGGGTCCGGAGCGAGGCACCAATGGCCTGGGCCCACACCAAGGATCTTGGGATTGGTCTTCACACTATAGACGAGCTGAGGACGACATGGAGAGGGATGAACCCTCCAGGCGGAACGGATGCAGCATTGACAGCGACCGCCCCAACGAACGACCATCGGACCGCCGGAAAGTCTTTGGGAAACCCTCGGATTATGTCGTCTCCAGGTCTGCAGACGATCGAGGATTTGATAAAGGGATGACCGGAAACAGAGACTTCCCAAGAGGCAGTCCTCAAGGCAAGTCCTTCAACTCCTACCGGAGCATGGAGGAAAGCTTCTACATGAAGTCGGATAAGGTGACCAGATCTCCATACCAAAGACACGATAgcaagtcaaggaggaggaatGGCAGTGACCACAGCAGGCATTCGAGGCATCTGGAGAGCGAGGTGATTGATGAGCCACCTCGCAGAACACCAGAAGATAAGAAGCTGCGTTCACCCAGCAGGGGAAGGAGTAAGAAGCCAAACAAGAGGTGCACCCCTACAGAGAAACATGACAGCCCCACGACAAATACT GATGGCCAATCAAAAGAACATGTGTCACCTCAGCGCAGCGACAAGTCAAAAGATGTTGCTGAATGTTTTAATCACAAGGACATT GAGAAGAACTTGggaagtgaagaaaacactgatGACGACTGCTGCTATCCCAAGAACATGGAGGAATTTCTTACAGTTGATGAAGTGGGAGAAGACGACGATTTCATTATTGAGCCAGACCTTCCTGAGCTGGAAGAGGATGTGACCTGTCCTGAAGAGTCTGCAGAGGAACGAacgcaaacaacaaaagggaCTTCACTGTCACCTTCACTCCCTTTGGAGGATGAGGAGCAGGAGATAAACAAATCCATCCAGGAACAGACATGTGAGGATGCTGAAGTCCAAGAAACATCTGCAACTGAGAAAGAGGTTCCAAATGAGACAAGTTTAGAAGAACCTATAAAGAGTCCTGTTACTTCCGAGCCACCGATTGTGAACCTAATTGAACTTCCCAATGAGGAGTTTAAGGCAGCACTGGAGGAGACGAGTACAGAAGACAAAGTTTCTGACAGTGGGCCCTTAGAGGAAAAGCCGataaaaaatcacattcaaataTCAGATGACTGCAAGGTCCAGGATGTAGTCCAGGTCACTGAGGCTAGTTCCAATGTCACTCAACACAATGACAGCATTCTTAAAAAAG ATATTGAAGCGCCCTCATCATCTAATGAACAGGAGAAGGTTGTCATTGAACACATCATCCCTTTAG GAGTGGAGTTCATTGAGCCGAGGACTGGTTTCTTTTGTAAACTTTGTGAGCTGTTTTACACCAGCGAGGAAACTGCAAAGATGAATCACTGCCGCAGCATTGTACACTACAGGAACCTACAG AAATACCTGTCCCAGCTGGCACATGAGAGCCTAGACCTTGCTGAATTCTCAAGCACACAGTGA
- the pdcd4b gene encoding programmed cell death protein 4b isoform X2: MAADCEAWLNSNPVEVDNVSDSFESEDEKNTGTLVANKNISNEVNGNWLLSSSSSIHEARLKAKAKRRLRKNSSRDSGRGDSLSDNGDLVRGTAVAPTSPKSKLLDRKSRLGKGRGLPKKGGAGGKGVWGRSGEVYEPEQVDEKDPNYDEAQENCVYETVVPPLDERDFEKTVTPIVQEYFEHGDTNEVAELLADLNLGPMRSEVPSLAVSLALEAKASQRELTSKLLADLCGPVLFRSDMEKSFDKLLQELPDLVLDTPGAPQLMGQFIARAVRDQILSKSYIESYKGRVGCEYTRAALDRAAVLLKMSKGGVRIDNQWGIGGGQRPVTQLVKEMNLLLKEYILSGDSKEAERCLKDLEVPHFHHEFVYEALVMVLESKGEKTFKMLLQLLKLLSVSSIITVDQMRRGYERVYMDIAEINIDVPRAYFILEQFVEKSFNMGIIDVKLRDLCPCRGRKRFVSEGDGGVIKTES; the protein is encoded by the exons ATGGCAGCTGACTGCGAGGCCTGGCTCAACTCGAACCCCGTCG AGGTTGACAATGTGAGTGACTCCTTTGAATCTGAAGACGAAAAGAACACTGGCACACTTGTCGCCAACAAGAACATCAGCAACGAGGTCAATGGCAACTGGTTGTTGTCGTCGAGCAGCAGCATCCACGAGGCGCGTCTCAAAGCCAAAGCTAAGCGGAGGCTCAGGAAGAACTCGTCCAGGGATTCTGGCAGGGGGGACTCCCTTAGTGATAATGGTGATTTGGTCAGGGGAACAGCGGTGGCCCCCACCAGCCCTAAAAGTAAGCTGCTGGACAGGAAGTCCAGACTGGGCAAAGGCAGAGGTCTGCCAAAGAAAG GTGGGGCTGGAGGCAAAGGTGTGTGGGGCAGATCCGGTGAAGTGTATGAACCAGAGCAAGTAGACGAGAAAGACCCAAACTATGACGAAGCTCAG GAAAACTGTGTGTATGAGACTGTGGTCCCTCCGCTGGATGAGAGGGACTTTGAGAAGACGGTCACCCCCATCGTGCAGGAGTACTTTGAACACGGAGACACAAATGAAGTTGCG GAACTGCTGGCAGATCTAAACCTGGGGCCCATGAGAAGCGAGGTGCCCTCGCTGGCTGTGTCGTTAGCACTGGAGGCTAAGGCCAGCCAGCGGGAGCTGACCTCCAAGCTGCTGGCTGATCTCTGTGGACCCGTCTTATTCCGCAGTGATATGGAGAAGTCCTTTGACAAACTCTTACAAGAGCTCCCAGATCTGGTGCTGGACACACCTGGAGCCCCGCAG CTCATGGGCCAGTTCATCGCACGAGCTGTTCGTGACCAAATCTTGTCAAAGAGCTACATTGAGAGCTATAAAGGCAGAGTTGGCTGTGAATACACAAG GGCGGCCCTCGACCGGGCGGCTGTGCTTTTGAAGATGAGTAAGGGTGGCGTTCGCATCGACAACCAATGGGGCATAGGTGGGGGCCAGAGACCTGTCACACAGCTTGTCAAAGAG ATGAACCTCCTGCTAAAGGAATACATCCTATCTGGAGACAGCAAGGAGGCTGAGAGGTGTCTGAAAGATTTGGAGGTTCCTCATTTTCATCATGAGTTTGTCTATGAG GCTCTAGTAATGGTATTGGAGTCCAAGGGAGAGAAGACATTCAAAATGCTTCTGCAGCTTCTTAAGTTGCTCTCTGTGTCCTCCATTATCACTGTGGACCAAATGAGAAGG GGCTATGAAAGAGTTTATATGGATATAGCTGAAATTAACATAGATGTTCCCCGTGCGTACTTCATCCTTGAGCAGTTTGTTGAAAAGAGCTTTAACATGGGAATCATTGATGTAAAGTTACGAGACCTTTGTCCCTGTAG GGGCCGCAAGAGATTTGTCAGCGAGGGAGACGGGGGTGTCATCAAAACTGAAAGCTAA
- the pdcd4b gene encoding programmed cell death protein 4b isoform X1, with amino-acid sequence MAADCEAWLNSNPVEVDNVSDSFESEDEKNTGTLVANKNISNEVNGNWLLSSSSSIHEARLKAKAKRRLRKNSSRDSGRGDSLSDNGDLVRGTAVAPTSPKSKLLDRKSRLGKGRGLPKKGGAGGKGVWGRSGEVYEPEQVDEKDPNYDEAQENCVYETVVPPLDERDFEKTVTPIVQEYFEHGDTNEVAELLADLNLGPMRSEVPSLAVSLALEAKASQRELTSKLLADLCGPVLFRSDMEKSFDKLLQELPDLVLDTPGAPQLMGQFIARAVRDQILSKSYIESYKGRVGCEYTRAALDRAAVLLKMSKGGVRIDNQWGIGGGQRPVTQLVKEMNLLLKEYILSGDSKEAERCLKDLEVPHFHHEFVYEALVMVLESKGEKTFKMLLQLLKLLSVSSIITVDQMRRGYERVYMDIAEINIDVPRAYFILEQFVEKSFNMGIIDVKLRDLCPWAARDLSARETGVSSKLKAKKWF; translated from the exons ATGGCAGCTGACTGCGAGGCCTGGCTCAACTCGAACCCCGTCG AGGTTGACAATGTGAGTGACTCCTTTGAATCTGAAGACGAAAAGAACACTGGCACACTTGTCGCCAACAAGAACATCAGCAACGAGGTCAATGGCAACTGGTTGTTGTCGTCGAGCAGCAGCATCCACGAGGCGCGTCTCAAAGCCAAAGCTAAGCGGAGGCTCAGGAAGAACTCGTCCAGGGATTCTGGCAGGGGGGACTCCCTTAGTGATAATGGTGATTTGGTCAGGGGAACAGCGGTGGCCCCCACCAGCCCTAAAAGTAAGCTGCTGGACAGGAAGTCCAGACTGGGCAAAGGCAGAGGTCTGCCAAAGAAAG GTGGGGCTGGAGGCAAAGGTGTGTGGGGCAGATCCGGTGAAGTGTATGAACCAGAGCAAGTAGACGAGAAAGACCCAAACTATGACGAAGCTCAG GAAAACTGTGTGTATGAGACTGTGGTCCCTCCGCTGGATGAGAGGGACTTTGAGAAGACGGTCACCCCCATCGTGCAGGAGTACTTTGAACACGGAGACACAAATGAAGTTGCG GAACTGCTGGCAGATCTAAACCTGGGGCCCATGAGAAGCGAGGTGCCCTCGCTGGCTGTGTCGTTAGCACTGGAGGCTAAGGCCAGCCAGCGGGAGCTGACCTCCAAGCTGCTGGCTGATCTCTGTGGACCCGTCTTATTCCGCAGTGATATGGAGAAGTCCTTTGACAAACTCTTACAAGAGCTCCCAGATCTGGTGCTGGACACACCTGGAGCCCCGCAG CTCATGGGCCAGTTCATCGCACGAGCTGTTCGTGACCAAATCTTGTCAAAGAGCTACATTGAGAGCTATAAAGGCAGAGTTGGCTGTGAATACACAAG GGCGGCCCTCGACCGGGCGGCTGTGCTTTTGAAGATGAGTAAGGGTGGCGTTCGCATCGACAACCAATGGGGCATAGGTGGGGGCCAGAGACCTGTCACACAGCTTGTCAAAGAG ATGAACCTCCTGCTAAAGGAATACATCCTATCTGGAGACAGCAAGGAGGCTGAGAGGTGTCTGAAAGATTTGGAGGTTCCTCATTTTCATCATGAGTTTGTCTATGAG GCTCTAGTAATGGTATTGGAGTCCAAGGGAGAGAAGACATTCAAAATGCTTCTGCAGCTTCTTAAGTTGCTCTCTGTGTCCTCCATTATCACTGTGGACCAAATGAGAAGG GGCTATGAAAGAGTTTATATGGATATAGCTGAAATTAACATAGATGTTCCCCGTGCGTACTTCATCCTTGAGCAGTTTGTTGAAAAGAGCTTTAACATGGGAATCATTGATGTAAAGTTACGAGACCTTTGTCCCT GGGCCGCAAGAGATTTGTCAGCGAGGGAGACGGGGGTGTCATCAAAACTGAAAGCTAAGAAGTGGTTTTAA